The following is a genomic window from Colletotrichum lupini chromosome 5, complete sequence.
AGTCAAGGTGAGTCAGCAGAAACCTGACGCTGTGGGCATCGGAAGCGCTGAGCGGATGCGCGCCTTCTGGTAGGTCTTTGCAGCCCTAAGCTGCCTCAGGCCCCACTTCCAACCCTCGCTTGTGATGGATACTGCTTTGCCACAAAGGGCTAGCCTCATTCATTTCTCTGGCGTGCCATTGGAGGGTTttgtgtgtgcgtgtgtaAATTTCTCATTGACCTGTCCCCTTCCCAGTTGTGTGCCCGCCCCGATTTCAAGATTGTCGCGACGGCTTCTTCCAAATCTCACCCTCCGACAATACTAACCCAATCGCAGCAGACCAAATCTCTACAGAGGCACCCATTCCGCCCAGAGATTTGAATCACCCTTTTCCTTCTTTTTCAGCAGAACACCGCGAACCGGTGTTTTTAAAGGAACAGGAACGATGTCTTCTTTCGAGCCGGTGGTGAGTCTTTACCGAATTATCTTTTGGGGTTCCCATTTCGAGATAAATGAGAGCCGCGGAATATCGACGATGAGGAATTTCGGGATACTTGTAGGAGCGAGGAACACCATGCGATGGAACAATGGCACTTGACTGCAGCCCGTCTTCACGTCAACGCTGCTTCCGCTATTTCAGCTCGCCGCCGCTGTTGTCGCCGGCGCTTCAACAGTCAATCCCGAATCTTCTCATCGGCCGACCGCGAATACATTGTTGGAGATGCAGATCGCTGACTCCAGCCCTCTCTACAGGTCGTCATCGACGGCAAGGGCCATCTCCTTGGTCGTCTTGCCTCCATCGTCGCCAAGCAGCTTCTCAACGGCCAGAAGATCGTCGTTGTCCGCACCGAGGCCCTCAACATCTCTGGCGAGTTCTTCCGTGCCAAGCGTATGTCGACTCTCTCTCAACCCTACCCCCACCGGTCGCAACACCCAGTCTGTCAAAAGAGGAGGAAACACCACTGGGAACATGCAAAGACTTGCGGTGCCGACAACCCGAACCGATCGAACATATACTGATGAATGGCTATAGTCAAGTACCACGCCTACCTGCGCAAGATGACCCGTTACAACCCGACTCGCGGTGGTAAGCCaacacacatacacacacatACATCCGGGCTCTGCTCTGTCTCCTAGCTGAGATACTCAACTCGAGGACATTCAAATGTCTGACTTGACCGCTATAGGTCCCTTCCACTTCCGCGCCCCGTCGCGTATCTTCTACAAGACCGTCCGTGGCATGATCCCCCACAAGACTGCTCGCGGTGCCGCCGCTCTTGAGCGCCTCAAGGTCTTCGAGGGTGTTCCCCCTCCCTACGACAAGCAGAAGAAGATGGTCGTCCCCCAGGCCCTCCGTGTCCTGAGACTGCAGCCCGGCCGCAAGTTCTGCACCGTTGGCCGTCTCTCCCACGAGGTCGGCTGGAAGTACCAGGACGTCGTTGCCAGGTATGTACCTCCCACAATGGACCTAACCCTGGGTTTTTCAATACTGACAAACCCCCCAGACTCGAGGAGCGCCGCAAGGCCAAGGGTGCTGCCTACTACGAGCGCAAGAAGGTCGCTCAGCGCCAGCTCACCGACGCGAAGAAGAACGCCAAGGTCGACCAGAAGACGGCGCAGGCCCTCGAGGCCTTCGGCTACTAAACGTAGTCGACAAATCCCTTTTCGACGTTGATTTTTTTCGAGCCGCTCTATCTTGAGGGAAAtggaggaggagaggaggaAAGGCTTTATCCCCGTTGAGCCGCCACCATACCCACCACCAACGCCCACACGATAGTCCGACCAAAAATGAAAAGACTCGGAGGGTGATTTCTCGCGCATTTCTGTCCTCTTCCTCGCGTTTCCTCATTAGATTGGCGTGGGCGGTTCACAAGGGAAATTCTTCATTTTGCTGATGGCACAAATGGGCTGGTCATTGGAAGGGGGGGAATTCAAAAATAAGACATGATTTTGGGGGGCCCAAACGAGAGAGAAGAGAGTTTTTATGGAGTGAGTCCGAAAAGGCTTCGCTTTGCAAAATCATCATCATCCTGTTCAATACCCCCCCGCGCCGCCGTTCTCGGTGTTTTCGGTACATTCGGTTCAACCGCCAAAAGCACACAAATACGCACCAACCAAAAAACCCCTTTTCTCGCAATAAGTCACAACACAAACACTCAATCTAGATGATTCATGTCCACGGGCTTTTTTCATGGTGTACTTTGTCTTTTTAATGGTGGTTGCCGTAAAAAGATTTTGGGGTTTTGGCTTTCTGAATTATATGGGAATTGATATCACACACTTCAACAACATTCATCCTGTCGATCAATGGCCTCCCCCATctcatcctcttcttttCAATCTTCCCCCCCTTCCCCAGGGTTTCCCCCTTAGACGAACAACCCGTAGTCCCAGATGAGGCGATATTCGAAGAAGAGCAGACGGAAATCGAACGAACAAAAAGAACTACGAAGAAGAAAAGTATACCACGGCATTTTGGGAGGGGAACCTTGGCGAGGCGTCTTGTGCTTAGAGAAGTAATTGCATTACAATTATGAAGACTTCATGTGAAATGATGATATCAAGTGACGATCTAAGTATGCTGATCAAGTGAATACTGCGGTCTTCCTTGCTCAAAGTTCGCGAGAAAGTGAAATGATCGATGACGGAACATTGACGAAAGCAACCTTCCGTCGCACTCAAAAGAGGGTTCCACGCGCGAATCTTAAGCACTCTCATCTCAGGAGTGCAGATTGAATGTTGGCAAACCCGCGACGGCACTTAGTAAACGTGACATGTTCGCGACAAGACGCGTTAGTGTGCCCTATCTTATCCCAAGTCCTAAGAGACCCGCCGCCAATTCACGGCACAATCTTATCGTTCGAGGGTCCAGCTCGGTGTGCCCCAGAACTAACATGGCGAGGCTCCTGTGAAAATCGAGGCCGAGTAGCTGTTTGCCTAAATGACAATATCTGCTCGTAGACGTGGGTTCCGGCTGCAGCTGCAAGTCATGAGCCGTTCGCTGATTGACGGCCCTTGAACCCTTCAGGTGAGGTCATCGAGCGGCGCCGAGGTCTACGCGCAGGCCAGAGAGGAGGACGCTTGCGCAGCGCGGCCCGGGCTGCTCGCTACATGAATACACGCCAGACCGACTCTTTCAACAATGGGCGATTGGTTTAGTGGTATAATGACCGCTTAGCATGCGGTAGGTCCTGGGTTCGATTCCCAGATCGTCCAATCTTTTGGCTTTTCCAGCTTCAATCCTACCCTTTGCCAATTGTGAATGATGTCCTTTGATGCAGTTGTAATCTACAATTTTTCTAAGTGAGCATCAAAGTTTGTTGAATCTTATTGCGTGTATCTGTCCGCTTTTTGTTCACCTGCTCTGAAGGAAGCAGGTGTCGTTTGTGCTTGCCAATGCGAGGCTGAGTGGGCTGGGTGCATGTTTGTGGTCCGTGCTTCGACTTCATGTCAACATCAAGACGCGCCTTGAGTTGCTCAATAAGTGCCGTTTCTTCATCATACAACAGGCATTTGATCGCTAAATTGAAGATTAGGAGTCTTCAGGCTGAGGGTTTTTCAAAGAGACACAGGAGACTGTGTACAGAGATATACAGCCCGAAATGACACAAAATATTGGAGATTCCATGGATGGTCATTCAAAACCAGTGAATAAAGATActgaaaaagaaaagtaagTTATCGCAACGCGTTTGAACTTTGTTTTCCCTCGTAAAACTGTTTCTTGACGCGTTTGAACCTTAATGAGAGACTTTGTTAATGTTTCTTCGCTTACAGAGAGTTTGAGGAGGCATCGGCCGTGGTTGCGAAACATGTCAAGCTCCTGCGGGAGTACAACCAGATCAAGGATGTGGGGCAGCAACTGATGGGTATGGTTGCCGAGAAGAGGGGCGTCACTGTGGGAAGTCTGTATGAGACTCGCGAATTTGGAGTTGGGCCAAAGGATTGAGATGGGGATGCGGTGGGCTGGGAGGTGTGTCGCGATTGCGCGTGGAGGAAGTGTGCGGCAGACTATGGCTGATGCTGCGTGCTTGATCAATCAGACACGGTTGATGAGAACCAGAGTGCTCTCGAGACAGTAAGGGTGAAGTATGTGTCTGACCTGACACCATAAAAGCCTGCCGTGACGTGAGCGTCCAACATTCAGTGCTACATAAGCCTAGTACCATTGCTTTTTCCGGAGAGTTTCTGAACTTGGAGAAGAGATGTGTAAAAAACAAGGTAGCAGCAAATTGGAGAATAAAGGCATGAGAGCAAAGACAAAAAAGAGTTTCAATAGATCGAAGGTGTCTCCGACGGGAAACGAACATACTTCTCCATCCAGTCGTCGCCGTTACCCTCCCGATCTTGATCATCGTGTAAACCGCAAATATCAGCCCTGCACGACGCTCCATTAACCTCTGAGCACCTAGTACCTGTAATGTCTTGCAAGTACTGTGTTTCGTCGCGAGAGGAAGTGTCCGGATCGCCAGCCTTATTGTTTTCGCTGTTTTCGTTGTTCTCGATGTCTTTGATCAGCAATGCCACTTCTGACGGCAACGTCAGGTCATCAAATTTCGCCTCCTCTCTACTAGTTCCACTTGCTGCCTTCATTATCATCTCGGCTTCCACGTCATACCCGAAGAATTGCTGTAGAGGCTTAAGATCGTCTTGGAGGTCTCCGTTGTCAGAAGAGTCGCCTTCATCCCCCACGAATCCTTCAAAGTGATGCTCCGGCAAGTTGTACGTCTCGTCAAACAGCTCATAATCAGCTTTATCCCAACGTCGAAAGCTCCGTAACAACCTTTCAACGGCGAGGCGCCCTCGTTTCCGCGCTAACACAACAGCTCTGATGTACTGGAGACGGCCGGTTCCTTCAGTCGAGACGCCAGAGTCAAGGAGGAGCTGCACAACGTCTAATCGGCCATTCTCTGACGCCGTCTCTATAGCAGTCCGCCTGAACTCCGTCTTGCCTGGGATGTCTGGATCTGCATGCAATTCTA
Proteins encoded in this region:
- a CDS encoding ribosomal protein L13, which gives rise to MSSFEPVVVIDGKGHLLGRLASIVAKQLLNGQKIVVVRTEALNISGEFFRAKLKYHAYLRKMTRYNPTRGGPFHFRAPSRIFYKTVRGMIPHKTARGAAALERLKVFEGVPPPYDKQKKMVVPQALRVLRLQPGRKFCTVGRLSHEVGWKYQDVVARLEERRKAKGAAYYERKKVAQRQLTDAKKNAKVDQKTAQALEAFGY